In Fusarium fujikuroi IMI 58289 draft genome, chromosome FFUJ_chr02, the genomic stretch AAGCAATCCAAGCCGACGTCTGGCGCTCGCACAAGCTCGTCATGGGCCAGGGCTACGACGACTGGAGTGAGCAATGCATGATGAGAGAAGCTTTCCATGCAAGTGAGAATGTGACTGACGCTATCTGGACGGCGACGGACTATGATGTTTTCTGGGACGAAATGGTGCACAACTCGAATCTCGCGCTAGATGGAACAAAAGATTCGCTGGGCGAGACGGAGTGGAAGTGCGTTGACGGAGGCTTCAATCGACTAACTGATGCTTTCATTCCTCATGTTTCCGACCGTCTGATTCTCAATCGCAAGATCAGAAAGCTTGAGCCTGTCAAAAGCAAAGATGGCCAAACTCGTACCAGACTCTCATGGTACCCCAGCGTCAAGAATCGAACGTTTGAGTCCAAGGACTACGACTACACCATCATGGCCGTTCCCTTCACAATGACCCGCTTCATGGACCTCCCCTCATTCTCATCCGTCCTCGGCCGCGCAATCAGCGAAGCAGGCCTACGCTTCAAATCCGCCTGCAAagtctccctcctcttctccgAACGTTTCTGGGAGAAGGGCGAGCGCCCTATATTTGGGGGATACTCTATTCCCGAGAGTAGACCCATCGGCGCTTTATACTATCCTGTGTACGGATTGAACGAGTCCCGACCTGGGCTGATTACACACTACCGCGGTGGAGATTGGAGTGATCGCTACGTCAGCTTCTCTGATGAAGAGCACGTCCAAACAGTCCTCGACGCAATCGTTAGTCTTCATGGTGAGCAAGCGCGAGAGCTTTACACGGGCGACTATGAGAGGTTATGCTGGTTACAAGATGAACATACTGCGACCTCGTGGTGTCGTCCTGATGTTGAACAGCATAATCTGTACATACCAGCGTATCACCAGACGGAACATAATACTATCTTCATTGGAGAGCATACGGCTCCGACGCAGGCTTGGATTAGTTCAGCTATATACTCCGCTACTAGGGGTACTATTCAGCTGTTGCTAGAGCTCGGGATGGTGGATGAGGCGAAGGAGATCAATCGACGTTGGATGGGGCGATGGATTAGCCACGAGACCAGACCATAACTTGAGTAAACACTCTGAATCTTAGACAGCggtggttttttttttttaatggATTCAGTCGGTACGCTGGTAGCCTGAGAAATTGTCCAGCTACCTAATTAAACCTTCCACGCTGAAAAACAAAGTCCTCCAGCTGCCGATACGCTTCATCGAGATcgccgttgacgatgataatGTCATGCACTCCAGTCTCTGCAAACTCAAGCTCGAGCTTCGCTTGTGCCAACCGCTGCGAGATGCTCGCCTCATCTTCCGTTCCGCGCTCCCAGAGTCGGGCTTCGAGTGTCTCCAGACTCGGAGGGCTGACGAAGACATACCGAGCCACCAAGTCTGAAGCTTTCATCTGCTTTACGCCTTCCATCTCAATATCCAGGATGGGAGCCACACCTTTCTTCATCAGCTCAtccatggccttcttgcTCGTGCCATAAAAGTTGCCACTGTAATAAGTGTGCTCGACGAACTGTTTCCGCATTATCATGTTCCAGATCTCGGGCGCGGAGCAGAAAAAGTAGGCCACTCCCTCGGCCTCGTCAGGTCGCGGCTGGCGTGTTGTGTGTGAGACAACCGAGCCGAAGATGGTCGGGTGGTTGTCCTTCAGTCGCTTGATCAGTGTACCCTTGCCAACGCCAGAAGGGCCGGATATAATTATAGGACGAGCGTCGAGCAGCGCTAGAGTATGTTCAGCATGGTGAGAGATAGTAGAAGGCTCAGGGCAGCACGTACTTGTGCTCATGTGGTTTGTCAATGACCCGCAGCCAAAGGCATCCATGTTCTCGACAATATTGGAGGGTGTAGACAGCTGAGAAGGGAAAATGGATTGTCTGGGGAGAatatgatggagatgagtcGTTGAGAGGGTCACTGGATGGTTAAGAAGCGCAGTCCCATGTGAGTCTAAATGAAATGGCTCGCTGTATTGGTCTGTTAGATGTATAAAGTTGAGGGTTAACAGAACCTCAAGCCCTAGGACAAAGTCAAACACATCTCATCATATAGAGATAGCAAACTCAAATGCTTTTACCACTGCTGCCTAACACGATAGTTTATAATGAGAAGTTTGTCAATGGCCAAAATACTACAGTTAAATGTTTCTAAATAACTCCTTTCATCGCTCCACCATGCTCATTGACCATGCTCATCTCCAACAGACATCCAACAGCCATATCGTGTCTAAAACGCCATCGCCTCTCTCCATGATCAAATTGTACTACCCACGGATGACTCCACGTCCAAACGCCATGCTAATAGTAATAACACAAGGCACATAACTGTCCACCGTAGCTCTGTCAATCAGTGCTCGCAAACTTTacactcttcctcctctccctctcccccGTCGCAACAGCCCTCCCAGGGCTCGAGCTAAGGATCCCTCCACTGCTCTTATTCAGCGCATCCCTCGCCATACCTACCGCTCTGCTCTGCGGTATGTCGTTGCCATCACTCTTGACAGATCGGTCCATACCTGCACGAGGACTTGATCGTCTACTGCTGCTTGCTCCACGCTCATCCCTTGCCCTCGTCTTCTCTACAGTCGCGCGACCAATCTCGTCAGACCGTGCTGTGCTAGTCTCGCCGCGGTATCGACCAGGTAGGCACGCGTGTCCACAGCCATCGAGGGGACAGCAGCCATCGCTGAAGGTAGTTGAGCCGCTAGAGTCTGGCTGATCGAGAACAGCGTGCCATGCTGTAAGACAGGAGGCATGACCACCGTGTGCACAGCCAGGACAGTACCACCATTGGGAGAGCCAAGTGTCTGGGGAGCCCATGGCAGTTGGCAGTTCCACGGGCGCGAATTCAGCATGTGTTGGCTCTCTATGGCCACAAACAGCGCAAGGCGCCATGATGGTGCGGCATCGCTCACAGGTCCAGATAGCTTCTGGCCCATCTTTGGGATCAAGCTCCCTAGGTTTCTTGCACGCAGAGCAAAGGAAGCTCACCTTTCCGTTCTGTTGCGCTGGTGTGAAGATTGCTGTATAGTTTTCGCCCCACTGAGGCAAACCTTCAGGCCATCCTTTGATGCACAAGTTCCGTAGAAGCGACGCTTCAATGAATAGACCCATTTGCATCAGTCTCGAATGGTGCTGTCGCAAGACTGCATTCGCCTGATGGTAGTCGATCACGAAGTCGGGTACTAAAGGCTTGAGAAGGAGCACGATGGCCGAAGCATTAACAGCAGAAGTTCGCGACTCGTAATGCAAGGCCTCTGTGATAGAGGTGTAGGGGTCAAGTGGTGAAACAATCGGACTTTCGCCAGAAACAGTAGTTGGGAAAGGATATAGAGGATCATTGTCCCATGGGAGAAAGTCTGTCTCCACGATGTGAGGCCGTAGGTCTTTCTGCGCAGGGAATAGGTCCTTGGCAGGGCTGCTGGATCGATTGGGATGGCTTGCTGGAACAAGTACTTGTGGCTGCGGGGAGTCTCGCTTCGCTGGAAGTGACTCGGCGACAATCTTGGGGGGTGATGGTTCAGATTGCAGGGGCTCTGACGTTTGCGACGGGAACGAATCATCGGTTCCCATTGTAGTTTGAGATATCAAGAAAAGATCCTCTGGGGAGTCTGTCGGCGGCTTCTTACTATGTGGGCGTGACTTGGGCGAATCCGTCGGCGTATCTGCATGAACCTCTTCGCCCCGAATGTGGCTCGGGTACTCATTATCCTTCTCCATATCCGAGGCATGTCTCGCAAGACTCGATCGCCATGGTCCGGTGCCTCTCGGTGTCGAAGCCGAAGGTTTTTTTGTCGCATCAGATGTCGAAAACATCTGAGCAAAGCTCTCGTCCGAATCATGGCGCGTCACCCTCTGGACCTCTGGGATCATAGAGTCCAACGATAGaggctccttcttcttgggtgGAGGAACATCGAGGGCCTTGAGCAAGACCTCAGCGTCGTAAAAGTCGTATCCTTCGGTGCTAGATATCTGTGAGCTCTCGCTTTCATGGCTGACATCAGAGACGGGAACCGAGTCGAGCCGCTTTCGGGGGGTGTCTTCGAACCTGTCATTTATGCCAGGCCCAAGACGAAGTTCATCAGGCTCCATGACGGCTGCAAGTCTCTTGCCAACCTGTTGTGCATGCTCTTTCGAATTATCTGGAGCGTCAGCCGGTCGCGCGAGCGGAGTTGGGACGTTTGACGTGCTCTCGAAGCCCATCGCGAGAAGGGATCGAGTGCTTAGAGAGCGGCCGCCGAGCCCTGACTTTCCAGAAGGACGTCTGGGCGTTTCATCGCCGGGGGTTCGACTAGCAGTATAAAAGTCAACGGGCTTCAGCATTCCACTtccctttctctcttctAGCTTCACCTTCTGGAAGCGTCCGAGGCGGAGGTCGAGGTGGTATTGAGCGCGACGATCGAGGAGTAGGCCGACCGTGTAAGCGAGAACGCGCCAAGTCTGTGCTAATCGGAAGTACGAAACGCTTTCGGCTGCGCGAGCATAATGTTCTAGGATGACGCCGACTCGTTCATTGAGCGGCTTTCCGTCTTTAACGTATGGGAGCTCCTGACGGAGCGTCTCGAGGTATATTCCTGAGAGATATTGGTAGATTTGTGTTGTTTTTACAGCAGGCAATCGACCGAAAGCCATTGTTTGCTGAGTCTTGAAGACCCCAGTCACATTGATGGCTTGGTCAAGCGCCAGGAACGGCTTGTTATCATCAGGTCCAGATCCAGAAGGTGGCGTCGTGCTCAGATTGGTGGAGCGTCCTGCTTTCCTTCGACTCGTCCGTCGCCTAGGACCAAGAAAACTGCCAATGACATCCT encodes the following:
- a CDS encoding fusarubin cluster-oxidoreductase → MVKFSHQFWSASVLLLPCLSSVHGSRLPPEDRQQPGSCVDKPQMQDFDSIGAWFDDVATLNCTSISKAPNASIAIVGGGVSGLTTALMLDSIGLHNWEIIEASDRVGGRFRTKFVGGTQEFAEMGPMRLPYTVTYKSDNSTHEYTEHRLTFQLAETLNSMNGNDSKWKVDFIPWIQHHPNELIAWGTGRHPDGSIPTRADILANSSLAKPPAMVSAAYNETKHRMNDILKNETMLKAIQADVWRSHKLVMGQGYDDWSEQCMMREAFHASENVTDAIWTATDYDVFWDEMVHNSNLALDGTKDSLGETEWKCVDGGFNRLTDAFIPHVSDRLILNRKIRKLEPVKSKDGQTRTRLSWYPSVKNRTFESKDYDYTIMAVPFTMTRFMDLPSFSSVLGRAISEAGLRFKSACKVSLLFSERFWEKGERPIFGGYSIPESRPIGALYYPVYGLNESRPGLITHYRGGDWSDRYVSFSDEEHVQTVLDAIVSLHGEQARELYTGDYERLCWLQDEHTATSWCRPDVEQHNLYIPAYHQTEHNTIFIGEHTAPTQAWISSAIYSATRGTIQLLLELGMVDEAKEINRRWMGRWISHETRP
- a CDS encoding probable guanylate kinase, whose amino-acid sequence is MDAFGCGSLTNHMSTTLLDARPIIISGPSGVGKGTLIKRLKDNHPTIFGSVVSHTTRQPRPDEAEGVAYFFCSAPEIWNMIMRKQFVEHTYYSGNFYGTSKKAMDELMKKGVAPILDIEMEGVKQMKASDLVARYVFVSPPSLETLEARLWERGTEDEASISQRLAQAKLELEFAETGVHDIIIVNGDLDEAYRQLEDFVFQRGRFN